GCCGGAACAGCAGCACCAGGCCGTAGGCCAGCAGCGCGGTGATCGGCAGGGTCAGCATCCACGCCCACACCATCCGCTCCACCACCGACCAGCGGATCGCGTTGAAACGCTTCGCCGCGCCCACGCCCATGATCGAGGCGGACACGTTGTGGGTGGTCGACACGGGAATGCCGAACACCGACGCCACCAGGATCACCATGGCGGAACTGGTTTCGGCGGCGAAGCCATTGATCGGGTGCAGCTTGACCATCTTGTGGCCCAGCGTCTTGATGATGCGCCAGCCACCGCCGGCCGTGCCCGCGGCCATGGTCAGTGCGGACACCACCTTTACCCAGACCGGGATTTCGAAACCGCCGGCCGGATTACCGTCGATGCGCAGGAAGCCCAGCCAGTGCGGCAGCTGGTCGAACTGGTGGGCGGCGGTGCCGCCGGCCAGCGCCAGCGCGATGATGCCCATGCTCTTCTGCGCGTCGTTCATGCCGTGCGCCACGCCCATCGCGCCAGCCGACAGGATCTGCGCCTTGCCGAAGAACGCGTTGACGAACGGCGTGCGCCCGAATCGGCGCAACCAGCCCTGC
This is a stretch of genomic DNA from Rhodanobacter sp. FDAARGOS 1247. It encodes these proteins:
- a CDS encoding inorganic phosphate transporter — translated: MSIVIAVVVIALAFTYINGFHDTANSIATVVATKVLTPGQAVLMAAGTNLVGAFMGTAVAATIASGLINAGVIEMSSQLLICALLAAIVWNLITWWLGLPSSSSHALVGSLVGAAIAASGNNFDSVIWVEGSVLKGHGVIPKVIIPMVLSPLGGFVISFLLMGALYALLAWFANRQGWLRRFGRTPFVNAFFGKAQILSAGAMGVAHGMNDAQKSMGIIALALAGGTAAHQFDQLPHWLGFLRIDGNPAGGFEIPVWVKVVSALTMAAGTAGGGWRIIKTLGHKMVKLHPINGFAAETSSAMVILVASVFGIPVSTTHNVSASIMGVGAAKRFNAIRWSVVERMVWAWMLTLPITALLAYGLVLLFRLVS